In one window of Nocardia brasiliensis DNA:
- the ligD gene encoding non-homologous end-joining DNA ligase, producing the protein MLATAGLVPHDDARWNYEVKFDGIRAISYIAEELRIRSRNDNDITAAWPELAALAPSDLPFVIDGEIVALTDDGRSSFEALQPRMHQRNPAIVSALANTTPITYMIFDLLHIGDRSLIDLPYQQRRELLEQLDLHGRHWQTPPRLSGPGGAVLDESRRLGLEGIVCKRLDSPYQPGRRSPLWLKAKNIREQEVIVVGWKPGAGRRTGQIGSLLMAVNNDRGELVYIGNVGTGFTQAILADLRAKLQLLQRDTPVVEAPVPDAVWVEPQLVGEVSFTEWTGDGRLRHPSWRGLRFDKAPREVTMPS; encoded by the coding sequence ATGCTGGCTACGGCCGGCCTCGTGCCCCACGACGACGCGCGCTGGAACTATGAGGTGAAGTTCGACGGCATCCGCGCCATCAGCTACATTGCCGAAGAGCTGCGCATTCGCTCGCGCAACGACAATGACATCACCGCGGCCTGGCCTGAACTCGCCGCCTTGGCGCCTTCGGATCTGCCCTTCGTCATCGACGGTGAAATCGTCGCGTTGACCGACGACGGACGCTCCTCGTTCGAGGCCCTCCAGCCGCGAATGCATCAACGCAACCCCGCCATTGTCAGTGCCCTGGCAAACACCACTCCGATCACCTACATGATTTTCGACCTGCTCCACATCGGCGATCGCTCCCTGATCGATCTGCCGTATCAGCAGCGACGCGAACTACTGGAACAACTCGACCTCCACGGTCGGCACTGGCAAACTCCGCCCCGCCTGTCCGGTCCGGGTGGCGCCGTCCTCGACGAATCGCGCCGCCTCGGCCTCGAGGGCATCGTCTGTAAACGCCTCGACAGCCCCTACCAACCCGGGCGCCGCAGCCCACTGTGGCTCAAAGCCAAGAACATTCGCGAGCAAGAGGTCATTGTCGTCGGCTGGAAGCCGGGCGCAGGCCGACGCACGGGCCAGATCGGCTCGCTGCTGATGGCCGTCAACAACGACCGCGGCGAACTGGTCTACATCGGCAACGTCGGAACCGGATTCACCCAAGCCATCCTGGCCGACCTGCGCGCGAAACTCCAACTGCTGCAACGCGACACCCCCGTAGTCGAAGCCCCCGTCCCGGATGCTGTATGGGTCGAACCCCAACTCGTCGGCGAGGTGAGCTTCACCGAATGGACCGGCGACGGACGACTACGACATCCCTCATGGCGCGGCCTGCGCTTCGACAAAGCGCCACGCGAGGTCACAATGCCTTCGTAG
- a CDS encoding citrate/2-methylcitrate synthase: MTSNAIHAHDELIEVPAGLRHVVAAETRLGDVRGREGFYHYRQYSAIELATACTFEQVWFLLFEGRLPEHAELAAFTAETARLRALPADLLPMLSPPAGFDPMVGLRTALSLLAGIRELPPLWDCDPALRKQHALLICAVTPTMLAALHRLRRGLTPLAPRADLSAAANWLYLLTGEEPKSQAARAIEQYLIATIDHGFNASTFAARVVAATGADIASAVIAGIGAFSGPLHGGAPDRALEGLDEIGRVERIDEWVTGKIAGGARIMGFGHAVYRTEDPRARLLRSIAVEMGGDLVEFATSVERRVTELLAELKPGRHLYANVEFYAGVVMELCGIPRAMFTPTFAASRVVGWSANILEQAEAAKMIRPSARYVGPPAPQPLPSHSG, encoded by the coding sequence ATGACGAGCAACGCCATCCACGCACACGACGAATTGATCGAGGTACCCGCCGGTTTGCGCCACGTGGTGGCTGCCGAGACCCGGCTCGGCGACGTGCGCGGTCGAGAGGGCTTCTACCACTACCGTCAGTACTCCGCGATCGAGCTGGCGACCGCGTGCACCTTCGAGCAAGTGTGGTTTCTGCTCTTCGAGGGGCGATTGCCCGAGCACGCGGAACTGGCCGCGTTCACCGCCGAGACGGCGCGGCTGCGCGCGTTGCCCGCGGACCTGCTGCCGATGTTGTCGCCCCCAGCCGGGTTCGATCCGATGGTTGGGTTGCGTACGGCGCTGTCGCTGCTGGCGGGTATCCGCGAGTTGCCGCCGCTGTGGGACTGCGACCCCGCGCTGCGTAAGCAACACGCGCTGTTGATCTGCGCGGTGACGCCGACGATGCTGGCGGCTCTGCACCGGCTACGCCGCGGGCTCACGCCGCTGGCGCCTCGCGCGGACCTGTCCGCGGCCGCGAACTGGCTGTACCTGTTGACCGGCGAGGAGCCGAAAAGCCAAGCGGCACGGGCGATCGAACAGTATCTGATCGCCACCATCGACCACGGCTTCAACGCGTCCACTTTCGCGGCCAGGGTCGTGGCCGCGACCGGGGCCGACATCGCTTCGGCTGTCATCGCCGGCATCGGGGCGTTCTCCGGACCCCTGCACGGTGGCGCGCCGGATCGGGCGCTCGAGGGGTTGGACGAGATCGGGCGGGTTGAGCGGATCGATGAGTGGGTGACCGGCAAGATCGCCGGTGGTGCGCGCATCATGGGTTTCGGGCACGCGGTGTATCGCACGGAGGATCCGCGGGCGCGGTTGCTCCGGTCGATCGCCGTCGAGATGGGCGGGGATCTGGTCGAATTCGCGACGAGCGTGGAGCGGCGCGTCACCGAATTGCTCGCCGAACTCAAACCTGGACGCCATCTGTACGCGAATGTGGAATTCTATGCCGGGGTCGTGATGGAGCTGTGCGGCATTCCCCGCGCGATGTTCACACCTACCTTCGCCGCCAGTCGGGTGGTCGGCTGGAGCGCCAATATTCTCGAACAGGCCGAGGCGGCGAAGATGATCCGCCCGTCCGCACGGTATGTGGGTCCGCCTGCGCCACAACCCCTTCCATCGCACTCCGGATAG
- a CDS encoding carboxylesterase/lipase family protein: MRDRPEVRTASGVVRGEWTGGVAVFRGIPYARPPVGARRFAAPVPALSWDGVREAAEFGPSVPQAGCAGADSGDCLTLNVWSPDLGPARLPVLVWIHGGAYREGGSSNPHHDGTLLAAAGAVMVTLNYRTGFEGFAHITGAPDNRGILDQAAALRWVQDQVAVFGGDPGTVTVFGQSAGAGSVAALLAMPMAAGLFRRAIAQSVPGTYFTPDLAAAVSASIAAEVGVRADVDELTRITPRALVDATDAMVRRMPEFVDSWGPMALTPTPFSPVVDGDVLPDTPWRALAHGTAHDIDLLVGHTRDEYRLFNTRRGDTVSDAELATTFGRLAPGIDYRTAFPGATNAELYETVNADWLFRMPSVRLADAHSVGGGRTRLYELCWSFRQDQGASHSLDVLLVFGTLGVTEVRAHPRAHPDAAEELTAVGDAMRADWLAFATTGDPGWAPYDSRSRTTRVYTGVPETQPYPEEPSRRIWALHPFAPLDLRSS; encoded by the coding sequence ATGCGTGATCGACCTGAGGTTCGGACAGCTTCGGGAGTGGTGCGGGGCGAGTGGACGGGTGGGGTCGCGGTGTTCCGTGGCATTCCGTATGCGCGTCCGCCTGTCGGCGCGCGACGATTCGCAGCGCCGGTTCCGGCATTGTCGTGGGACGGGGTCAGGGAGGCAGCGGAGTTCGGTCCTTCGGTGCCGCAAGCCGGTTGTGCCGGTGCGGATTCCGGGGACTGTCTGACGTTGAACGTGTGGTCACCGGATCTCGGTCCCGCTCGACTCCCGGTGCTGGTGTGGATTCATGGGGGCGCATATCGGGAGGGCGGGTCCAGCAACCCGCACCACGACGGCACGCTGCTGGCCGCGGCGGGTGCGGTGATGGTAACGCTGAACTACCGCACGGGATTCGAGGGCTTCGCGCACATCACTGGTGCACCGGACAACCGTGGGATTCTCGATCAGGCGGCCGCGTTGCGGTGGGTACAGGACCAGGTGGCCGTGTTCGGCGGTGACCCGGGCACCGTCACGGTGTTCGGTCAGTCCGCGGGCGCGGGTTCGGTGGCGGCACTGCTCGCCATGCCGATGGCGGCCGGATTGTTTCGGCGGGCGATCGCTCAGAGTGTTCCCGGCACCTACTTCACACCGGATCTGGCCGCGGCGGTATCGGCATCGATCGCCGCGGAAGTCGGTGTGCGGGCCGACGTCGACGAACTGACCCGAATCACGCCGCGCGCCTTGGTCGATGCGACAGACGCGATGGTGCGGCGGATGCCCGAGTTCGTCGATTCCTGGGGTCCCATGGCGCTCACGCCGACCCCGTTCTCCCCGGTCGTCGACGGCGACGTACTGCCCGATACGCCGTGGCGGGCGCTCGCCCACGGGACCGCGCACGATATCGATCTGCTGGTCGGTCACACACGAGATGAGTACCGGCTCTTCAATACTCGCCGCGGCGACACGGTGTCGGATGCGGAGCTGGCGACCACCTTCGGCCGCCTGGCACCCGGTATCGACTACCGCACAGCCTTTCCCGGCGCCACGAACGCCGAGTTGTACGAAACGGTCAACGCCGACTGGCTCTTTCGCATGCCCAGTGTGCGGCTGGCCGACGCACACTCCGTCGGCGGTGGGCGGACTCGGCTCTATGAGCTCTGCTGGAGTTTCCGTCAGGACCAGGGCGCCTCGCACAGCCTCGATGTCTTGCTCGTGTTCGGCACACTCGGCGTGACGGAGGTCCGTGCGCATCCCCGCGCGCACCCGGACGCCGCAGAAGAACTCACCGCCGTAGGCGACGCCATGCGGGCCGATTGGCTGGCCTTCGCCACCACCGGCGACCCGGGCTGGGCCCCATATGATTCGCGGTCCCGCACAACTCGCGTCTACACCGGGGTACCCGAGACCCAGCCGTATCCCGAGGAACCTTCCCGTCGGATCTGGGCCCTGCATCCCTTCGCGCCCCTCGATCTGAGGAGCAGCTGA
- a CDS encoding VOC family protein, whose product MGYKFQVVVDSADPHTLADWWAEALRWEVEPQDADFIRSMVAQGHATEDQTTTHNGELKWKVGAAIRHPDRPRVLFQLVPEAKSVKNRLHLDIRVDPAERAEEVQRLTAMGAKVLYEGRQGPSEWVTMADPEGNEFCVA is encoded by the coding sequence ATGGGTTACAAATTTCAGGTCGTCGTCGACAGCGCCGACCCGCACACTCTGGCCGACTGGTGGGCGGAGGCGCTGCGGTGGGAGGTCGAGCCGCAGGACGCGGACTTCATCCGGAGCATGGTGGCGCAGGGACACGCCACCGAAGACCAGACCACCACGCACAACGGTGAATTGAAATGGAAGGTCGGCGCGGCGATCCGGCACCCGGACCGTCCGCGCGTGCTGTTCCAGCTGGTTCCCGAAGCCAAATCGGTGAAGAACCGCCTGCACCTCGACATCCGCGTCGATCCCGCCGAGCGTGCCGAGGAAGTCCAGCGATTGACCGCCATGGGCGCGAAGGTGCTGTACGAGGGCAGACAAGGCCCCTCCGAGTGGGTGACGATGGCCGACCCGGAAGGCAACGAGTTCTGCGTCGCATAA
- a CDS encoding GNAT family N-acetyltransferase codes for MSAGWSDHLVVRPLTVDDAREVVGWQYGGPWQIYNLTGDDELPSAVDGYRAVADASNGRLVGFFCTGPEARVPGIAADPGIIDLGVGMDPRWVGKGHGKQFGSAVLTELRRDHPSTPVRAVIQAWNARSRQLVRQLGFAECAEHSCIQDGRPVAYVVAMLPVSA; via the coding sequence ATGAGCGCTGGATGGTCCGATCACCTGGTGGTGCGTCCCTTGACCGTCGACGATGCCCGCGAGGTGGTCGGGTGGCAGTACGGCGGACCGTGGCAGATCTACAACCTGACCGGTGACGACGAGCTACCCAGCGCCGTCGACGGCTACCGGGCGGTGGCCGACGCCAGTAACGGCCGCCTCGTCGGATTCTTCTGCACCGGCCCCGAAGCGCGGGTGCCCGGCATCGCCGCCGACCCCGGCATCATCGATCTCGGCGTCGGCATGGACCCGCGCTGGGTCGGCAAGGGCCACGGCAAACAATTCGGCAGCGCCGTGCTGACCGAACTGCGCCGCGACCACCCCTCGACCCCGGTCCGCGCGGTCATCCAGGCATGGAACGCGCGCAGCAGGCAGCTGGTGCGCCAACTCGGCTTCGCCGAGTGCGCCGAACACTCCTGCATCCAAGACGGCCGCCCCGTCGCCTACGTAGTAGCGATGCTCCCGGTCTCCGCATAG
- a CDS encoding citrate synthase yields the protein MAEKSDARYLSTAEVASRLEIKPATVYAYVSRGLLTKLPAADRRGSLFREDEVARLARGRRRGTGHRSTIDDVTTAISAIDDDRLYYRDHDVAELVAVHSAESVAGLLWTGEAVPQEFAAPAPMLATVRAAVDALDPGVRSTDRMRVAVTVASASDPLRFDLSTPGVLRTARILLAVEAAGLGAAQHDSGTLAERIAPILTEEPVPAELLDTALTLLAEHGLAVSTVAARVAASARVHPYAVVSAGLGALDSQYHGTASTLAYRFLSEAIGDPLGAASERLRLGGGLPGFGHLVYRSTDPRAEILLEKLRAVPAAAPAFAAVDTIADQLGAPHAAVANIDLALAVLMHAYRMRPDAGETLFALARTIGWVAHTLEEYTEPPLRFRPTRRGGAYAETGSIATT from the coding sequence GTGGCCGAGAAAAGTGACGCACGTTACCTGAGCACCGCCGAGGTGGCGAGCCGGCTCGAGATCAAACCCGCGACGGTATACGCATACGTCAGCCGGGGATTGCTGACCAAGCTCCCGGCGGCGGACCGGCGCGGCAGCCTGTTCCGCGAGGACGAAGTGGCGCGCCTGGCCCGCGGTCGCCGCCGCGGCACGGGCCACCGCAGCACGATCGACGATGTCACGACAGCGATCTCCGCCATCGACGACGACCGCCTCTACTACCGGGACCACGACGTCGCCGAGCTGGTCGCCGTGCACTCGGCAGAATCGGTGGCCGGCCTGTTGTGGACCGGCGAGGCGGTGCCGCAGGAATTCGCCGCGCCCGCACCCATGCTTGCCACCGTGCGCGCCGCGGTGGACGCACTCGACCCCGGGGTGCGGTCGACAGATCGGATGCGGGTCGCGGTCACGGTCGCCAGCGCGAGTGACCCGCTGCGCTTCGACTTGTCCACGCCGGGTGTACTGCGCACCGCACGCATACTCCTCGCGGTCGAGGCGGCCGGTCTCGGTGCCGCCCAACATGATTCGGGCACGCTCGCCGAACGAATCGCGCCGATCCTGACCGAGGAGCCCGTGCCGGCCGAATTGCTCGATACGGCACTGACTTTGCTGGCCGAGCACGGGCTGGCCGTCTCCACCGTCGCCGCTCGGGTCGCGGCGAGTGCGCGTGTGCATCCCTACGCGGTGGTCTCCGCCGGGCTCGGCGCCCTGGACAGCCAATACCACGGCACCGCAAGCACTCTCGCCTACCGGTTCCTGAGCGAGGCAATCGGCGACCCGCTCGGCGCGGCGTCCGAACGGCTCCGTCTGGGCGGCGGGCTGCCGGGTTTCGGGCATCTCGTCTATCGCTCGACCGACCCGCGCGCCGAAATACTGTTGGAGAAGCTCCGCGCAGTGCCGGCAGCCGCTCCCGCGTTCGCCGCGGTCGACACCATCGCCGACCAGCTCGGCGCACCGCACGCCGCGGTCGCGAACATCGACCTCGCACTCGCGGTACTCATGCACGCCTATCGCATGCGTCCCGATGCCGGCGAAACGCTCTTCGCTCTCGCACGCACCATCGGGTGGGTCGCGCACACGCTCGAGGAATACACCGAGCCTCCGCTGCGCTTTCGTCCCACCCGCCGTGGCGGCGCCTATGCGGAGACCGGGAGCATCGCTACTACGTAG
- a CDS encoding class I SAM-dependent methyltransferase: MTTPKARSSTNSAAAYDTIAEAYAAENATSLLNEYYNRPAIRELLGDVHGKHVLDAGCGSGPTLVDLIEGGATAVGLDGSSALIDIARDRVGADTELLVADLGDPLPFDDETFDDVVCSLALHYLEDWHRPLAEMRRVLKPGGRVILSIEHPLVIWFTERQDGNKTNYFTTRPRHVTDMAGAEADLVFWDRSLSTMFKTFLECGFRVTHLDEPGPSPEAVERFPDVFKDGGDPRFLAFLFVVLEA; this comes from the coding sequence GTGACCACTCCAAAGGCTCGGTCGAGTACCAACAGCGCTGCCGCATACGACACGATCGCGGAGGCGTACGCGGCCGAGAACGCAACCAGCCTCTTGAACGAGTACTACAACCGGCCCGCGATCCGCGAGCTGCTCGGCGATGTACACGGAAAGCATGTATTGGATGCCGGATGCGGTTCCGGTCCGACGCTGGTCGATCTCATCGAAGGCGGAGCCACGGCGGTCGGCCTCGACGGCAGCAGCGCCTTGATCGACATCGCCCGAGATCGCGTCGGGGCGGACACCGAACTGCTCGTCGCTGATCTAGGCGATCCGTTGCCATTCGACGACGAGACTTTCGACGACGTAGTTTGCTCGCTGGCTTTGCACTATCTCGAAGACTGGCACCGACCGCTCGCCGAGATGCGCCGCGTGCTCAAACCAGGCGGTCGCGTGATCCTCTCGATCGAGCATCCGCTCGTGATCTGGTTCACCGAGCGCCAGGATGGAAACAAGACGAACTACTTCACCACCCGCCCTCGGCACGTGACCGACATGGCCGGCGCGGAGGCGGACCTCGTGTTCTGGGACCGCTCACTGTCGACGATGTTCAAGACATTCCTCGAATGCGGATTCCGCGTGACGCATCTCGATGAACCGGGACCGTCTCCCGAAGCGGTCGAACGCTTTCCCGACGTCTTCAAGGATGGAGGCGACCCACGATTCCTCGCGTTTCTGTTCGTAGTCCTGGAAGCATGA
- a CDS encoding aminoglycoside adenylyltransferase domain-containing protein: MPVPPLVARTTARYLALADAEAPGLVAGLYLEGSVALDDYRPDVSDIDFVAVTAEPPDPATLAALGRVHARLADQQPRPFFDGTYLTWDDLAAGPATTTGRPVILEGRFEPAGGDQSPVTWHTLAQSGGPDIATIDVWTDAAALAAWQNTNLDDYWARGLTAATRLLSKNGLGLLTDYGTVWTVTGIARLHYSIITDEITSKDGAAMYAREHFPQRWHKLIDEALRLRRNSSQRSSYWTRFARRRDILEFGRTVIADAHAAYARRYSGG, encoded by the coding sequence ATGCCGGTTCCACCATTAGTAGCACGAACCACCGCCAGGTATCTCGCGTTGGCCGACGCCGAGGCGCCGGGACTGGTCGCAGGTCTGTATCTGGAAGGCTCTGTCGCACTGGACGATTACCGCCCCGACGTGAGTGACATCGATTTCGTCGCCGTCACCGCCGAGCCGCCGGATCCCGCGACGCTCGCCGCACTCGGCCGGGTCCATGCTCGACTCGCCGACCAGCAGCCTCGCCCGTTCTTCGACGGCACCTACCTCACCTGGGACGACCTCGCCGCAGGCCCGGCAACCACTACCGGGCGCCCGGTCATCCTCGAGGGACGCTTCGAGCCGGCGGGCGGGGACCAGAGCCCGGTCACCTGGCACACCCTCGCCCAGAGTGGCGGGCCCGACATAGCGACGATCGATGTGTGGACCGACGCGGCCGCGCTGGCGGCCTGGCAGAACACCAACCTCGACGACTACTGGGCGCGCGGTCTCACCGCCGCGACTCGGTTGCTCAGCAAGAACGGTCTCGGTCTGCTCACCGATTACGGCACGGTCTGGACCGTCACGGGGATCGCGCGGCTGCACTACTCGATCATCACCGACGAGATCACGTCCAAGGACGGTGCGGCGATGTATGCCCGCGAGCACTTCCCGCAGCGGTGGCATAAGCTCATCGATGAAGCACTTCGGTTGCGTCGCAACAGCTCTCAAAGGTCCAGTTACTGGACGCGGTTCGCGCGCCGCCGCGATATCCTCGAGTTCGGGCGCACTGTGATCGCCGATGCGCATGCGGCGTATGCGAGGCGTTACTCAGGCGGGTAG
- a CDS encoding site-specific integrase, translating into MEERSAVVAVPESVRDELRRGVRSVLVDAAALRLVRERFDDVQAGSLRRYLEASQSANTLRAYRTDWIAWSAWCLAETRQAMPADPLDVAVYLAAAADARRDTGGWAFSAATLERKSAAIAAVHAANGLPSPTRSDVVRLTLRGIRRTRRTQPTRKRPVLLHTLDQLLAGLPEPGWPTEPARRRDALMLLVGFAGALRRSELAGLRVADVEVRVDHATGEPVLLVRLPSTKTDPTGVAEQRVALPRGQRPHTCPVCAFADWVRLLEIHTAEGTSGLRAWLADGAGTDPALHRCHGFTGTAMAADPDLPLCPTINRHGTIATTPMSGRAVAELVKRYAARAGLDPDLFSGHSLRAGFATQAALGGASDREIMRQGRWSNPRTVHGYIRTANPLEDNAVTKLGL; encoded by the coding sequence ATGGAAGAGCGGTCCGCGGTGGTCGCCGTGCCGGAGTCAGTACGTGACGAGCTACGCCGTGGTGTGCGCAGCGTGCTGGTGGACGCGGCGGCGTTGCGGTTGGTGCGCGAACGGTTCGACGACGTGCAGGCCGGGTCGCTGCGGCGATATCTCGAGGCCTCACAGTCGGCGAACACGTTGCGCGCGTATCGAACCGATTGGATCGCCTGGTCGGCGTGGTGTCTGGCCGAGACGAGGCAGGCGATGCCCGCCGACCCGCTCGATGTGGCGGTGTATCTCGCGGCCGCGGCCGACGCGCGCCGCGACACCGGCGGCTGGGCGTTCAGCGCCGCGACGCTGGAACGGAAGTCGGCCGCCATCGCGGCCGTGCACGCCGCCAACGGGCTGCCCTCGCCGACCCGATCCGATGTCGTCCGCCTGACCCTGCGCGGCATCCGGCGCACCCGCCGCACCCAGCCGACCCGCAAACGCCCGGTCCTGTTGCACACTCTCGACCAACTGCTGGCAGGCCTGCCCGAACCCGGCTGGCCCACCGAACCGGCCCGCCGCCGTGACGCGCTCATGCTGCTGGTCGGCTTCGCGGGCGCGCTGCGCCGCAGTGAGCTGGCGGGCCTGCGGGTCGCCGACGTGGAGGTCCGCGTCGATCACGCCACCGGCGAACCGGTGCTGCTTGTGCGCTTGCCGTCGACGAAAACCGACCCCACCGGCGTTGCCGAACAGCGGGTCGCGTTGCCGCGCGGTCAGCGCCCGCACACCTGCCCCGTATGCGCCTTCGCCGATTGGGTGCGGTTGCTCGAAATACACACCGCCGAAGGCACTTCGGGCCTGCGCGCATGGCTCGCCGACGGCGCGGGCACCGATCCGGCACTGCACCGCTGCCACGGCTTCACCGGCACCGCAATGGCCGCCGACCCCGACCTTCCGTTGTGCCCCACCATCAATCGGCACGGCACGATCGCCACGACGCCGATGTCGGGCCGCGCCGTCGCCGAACTCGTCAAACGCTACGCCGCCCGCGCCGGCCTGGACCCCGACCTGTTCTCCGGCCACTCCCTGCGCGCCGGTTTCGCCACCCAGGCCGCCCTCGGCGGCGCCAGCGACCGCGAGATCATGCGCCAGGGCCGCTGGTCCAACCCGCGCACCGTACACGGCTACATCCGCACAGCGAATCCGTTGGAAGACAACGCGGTAACCAAACTCGGGCTGTAG
- a CDS encoding class I SAM-dependent methyltransferase — translation MTPAPHDRASTAGSARPSAYDSFAQGYTAESETSLLTAYYNRPALLELAGDIHGRRVLDAGCGAGPLFDALRARGADVTGIDASAGMLELARRRLGPEADLRVADLADPLPFSDNTFDDVVASLVLHYLEDWGPTLAEFRRVLAPGGRLIASVEHPFANFLAQRLNGNETNYFRTRNRTEEWTMGGQTAHLSFWDRPLHAMTDAFTAAGFHIDVISEPPAAPAARDLAPDLFDEATGTRFLCFLFFVLHTN, via the coding sequence ATGACTCCGGCTCCACACGACCGCGCATCCACCGCCGGCTCGGCGCGGCCCAGCGCCTACGACAGCTTCGCGCAGGGCTACACCGCGGAGAGCGAGACCAGCCTGCTGACCGCGTATTACAACCGTCCAGCGCTGCTCGAACTCGCGGGCGACATCCACGGTCGGCGGGTTCTCGACGCCGGCTGCGGCGCCGGTCCACTGTTCGACGCACTGCGCGCGCGAGGCGCCGACGTGACCGGCATCGACGCCAGTGCGGGCATGCTGGAACTGGCCCGGCGGCGCCTCGGCCCCGAGGCGGACCTGCGGGTGGCCGACCTCGCCGACCCACTCCCCTTCTCCGACAACACCTTCGACGATGTCGTCGCCTCCCTGGTCCTGCACTACCTCGAGGATTGGGGCCCGACGTTGGCGGAGTTCCGTCGCGTGCTTGCCCCCGGCGGCCGCCTCATCGCCTCGGTCGAGCACCCGTTCGCCAACTTCCTGGCGCAGCGCCTGAACGGGAACGAGACCAACTACTTCCGCACCCGCAACCGGACCGAAGAGTGGACCATGGGCGGACAGACCGCCCACCTGAGCTTCTGGGATCGCCCCTTGCACGCCATGACCGACGCCTTCACCGCCGCCGGCTTCCACATCGACGTCATCAGCGAACCGCCCGCCGCCCCCGCCGCCCGCGACCTGGCCCCCGACCTCTTCGACGAAGCCACAGGCACCCGCTTCCTCTGCTTCCTGTTCTTCGTCCTACACACCAACTGA
- a CDS encoding WXG100 family type VII secretion target, which produces MGGTKVRLTPSRRQLDEYDPQPLLTIAREFRECGAKIEGLFDRYVTSVTDVDWRGKAAEAAHDRAVGDRKKAFSLVDALEDAARRLEQGYWDIHAPLNSARGLISGAESAGFVVPSGGGMFVAVPISVYHPAGIVPAPDRELTRADWERRIVAAADAVSAADSRIQQELAGIRITLNVEFAAVAPIQRTDEQKRANQIAAFRAVYHRDPVSENDWRMAEALDRHTYDPKYQGVDANIVAVRFDPVTGAGLYRQNMYIPTDEVNNIALNINDWLEGRLVYPMRGDNRGPSADAAAEASRVSLYVDMENGLLIARQNPTVSVDGRQAGAGVPDVRVAQGADGSLKVQYSAVDPYAPEIAKPVAHVDGDMTITRKGGEVVAGGQITQYPSTEAYQYRSDGSTTTLIDRRASTDPWAAATDLPGPRTQVGTMESTPMSSYPAQPTDSSPKHPAPYTPTDAGPVENPPKAIVVEPYSPPPPPPPREPVPAPPGRTPQPPPR; this is translated from the coding sequence ATGGGGGGCACCAAGGTGAGGCTGACCCCGTCCAGGCGGCAACTCGACGAATACGACCCGCAGCCGCTGCTGACCATCGCACGCGAGTTCCGGGAATGCGGCGCGAAGATCGAGGGATTGTTCGACCGCTACGTCACCTCCGTCACCGATGTCGACTGGCGGGGTAAGGCGGCCGAGGCAGCGCACGACCGCGCTGTCGGCGACCGTAAGAAGGCATTCTCACTTGTCGATGCCTTGGAAGACGCGGCGCGCCGGCTCGAACAGGGCTACTGGGATATCCACGCGCCGTTGAACTCCGCGCGCGGTCTGATCTCCGGCGCGGAGAGCGCGGGCTTCGTGGTGCCGAGCGGGGGCGGCATGTTCGTCGCAGTCCCGATTTCGGTCTATCACCCAGCGGGCATCGTGCCCGCGCCGGATCGAGAGCTCACCCGCGCCGACTGGGAACGGCGGATCGTCGCGGCCGCCGATGCCGTCTCGGCCGCCGATAGCCGAATCCAGCAGGAGCTGGCAGGTATTCGCATCACGTTGAACGTCGAGTTCGCCGCGGTCGCGCCGATACAACGCACGGACGAACAGAAACGCGCCAACCAGATCGCCGCGTTCCGTGCCGTCTACCACCGAGATCCGGTGTCGGAGAACGACTGGCGGATGGCCGAAGCCCTCGATCGGCACACCTACGACCCCAAATACCAAGGCGTTGACGCCAATATCGTGGCGGTGCGGTTCGACCCGGTCACCGGTGCCGGTCTGTACCGGCAGAACATGTACATCCCGACGGACGAGGTGAACAATATCGCCCTCAATATCAATGACTGGCTCGAGGGCCGCCTGGTCTATCCGATGCGCGGAGACAACCGCGGCCCCTCCGCCGACGCGGCGGCCGAGGCGTCGCGGGTGTCGCTGTATGTCGACATGGAGAACGGCCTGCTGATCGCCCGGCAGAACCCGACGGTGTCGGTCGACGGCAGGCAAGCCGGTGCCGGAGTGCCCGACGTCCGGGTGGCTCAAGGCGCGGACGGTTCATTGAAGGTGCAGTACTCCGCGGTCGACCCCTACGCCCCGGAGATCGCCAAACCGGTGGCACACGTCGACGGTGACATGACGATCACCCGTAAAGGCGGCGAGGTCGTCGCGGGCGGGCAGATCACCCAGTACCCGAGCACCGAGGCCTATCAGTACCGGTCCGACGGTTCGACGACCACCCTCATCGACCGGCGCGCGTCCACCGACCCCTGGGCGGCGGCCACAGATCTGCCTGGCCCGAGGACCCAGGTCGGCACTATGGAATCCACCCCGATGTCGTCCTACCCGGCCCAGCCCACCGACAGCAGCCCCAAACACCCAGCCCCATACACGCCGACAGACGCGGGACCAGTAGAGAACCCGCCGAAAGCCATTGTGGTGGAACCCTATTCACCCCCACCGCCCCCGCCCCCTCGAGAACCGGTCCCGGCGCCACCAGGCCGCACCCCGCAGCCCCCACCCCGATAA